A DNA window from Euwallacea fornicatus isolate EFF26 chromosome 17, ASM4011564v1, whole genome shotgun sequence contains the following coding sequences:
- the LOC136344768 gene encoding band 7 protein AGAP004871-like isoform X2: protein MSTAIINGHSTSTEDFTKHVFGGGAAHAEQVVEENRTCGKILTALSWILVVLTMPFSLFVCFKVVQEYERAVIFRLGRLLSGGAKGPGIFFILPCIDAYARVDLRTRTYDIPPQEVLTKDSVTVSVDAVVYYRVSNATVSIANVENAHHSTRLLAQTTLRNIMGQRPLHEILSERESISQHMKALLDEATDSWGINVERVEIKDVRLPIQLQRAMAAEAEAAREARAKVIAAEGEQKASRALREASEVIGDSPAALQLRYLQTLNTISAEKNSTIVFPLPIDMLTYFMKASEASKANANANMM, encoded by the exons CTGAACAAGTGGTGGAAGAGAACCGGACATGCGGGAAAATCCTGACAGCCCTCTCATGGATCCTCGTCGTCCTCACCATGCCCTTCTCTCTCTTCGTGTGTTTCAAG GTCGTTCAAGAgtacgaaagagcagtcataTTCCGCCTTGGACGTCTTCTCTCTGGAGGTGCTAAAGGACCTG GTATTTTCTTCATTCTACCATGCATTGATGCTTACGCAAGAGTCGATTTACGAACCAGGACATACGACATTCCCCCTCAAGAG GTGTTAACCAAAGACAGCGTGACAGTGTCTGTAGATGCAGTGGTCTACTACAGAGTTTCCAACGCCACAGTTTCTATTGCCAACGTAGAAAATGCTCATCATTCCACCAGACTTCTTGCTCAAACCACCCTTCGCAACATTATGGGTCAGCGCCCTTTGCACGAAATTTTAAGCGAAAGGGAGAGTATTTCGCAGCATATGAAGGCCCTTCTGGATGAGGCTACTGATTCTTGGGGTATCAATGTCGAACGTGTTGAAAT CAAAGACGTCCGCTTACCCATCCAACTTCAAAGGGCCATGGCAGCTGAAGCTGAGGCGGCCCGCGAAGCTCGGGCCAAGGTAATAGCAGCTGAGGGCGAGCAAAAAGCGTCGAGGGCTCTTCGCGAAGCTTCGGAAGTAATTGGTGATTCCCCCGCTGCTCTGCAGTTGCGCTACTTGCAG ACTTTGAATACGATTTCGGCTGAGAAGAATTCAACAATTGTGTTCCCATTGCCGATCGACATGCTCACATACTTCATGAAAGCCAGTGAGGCATCCAAGGCGAATGCCaatgcaaacatgatgtaa
- the LOC136344768 gene encoding band 7 protein AGAP004871-like isoform X1 → MSTAIINGHSTSTEDFTKHVFGGGAAHAEQVVEENRTCGKILTALSWILVVLTMPFSLFVCFKVVQEYERAVIFRLGRLLSGGAKGPGIFFILPCIDAYARVDLRTRTYDIPPQEVLTKDSVTVSVDAVVYYRVSNATVSIANVENAHHSTRLLAQTTLRNIMGQRPLHEILSERESISQHMKALLDEATDSWGINVERVEIKDVRLPIQLQRAMAAEAEAAREARAKVIAAEGEQKASRALREASEVIGDSPAALQLRYLQTLSKICHGKFSTIVFPVPLDLGTPFLDELKHLDLFNPSNKDKEHLIQIAQ, encoded by the exons CTGAACAAGTGGTGGAAGAGAACCGGACATGCGGGAAAATCCTGACAGCCCTCTCATGGATCCTCGTCGTCCTCACCATGCCCTTCTCTCTCTTCGTGTGTTTCAAG GTCGTTCAAGAgtacgaaagagcagtcataTTCCGCCTTGGACGTCTTCTCTCTGGAGGTGCTAAAGGACCTG GTATTTTCTTCATTCTACCATGCATTGATGCTTACGCAAGAGTCGATTTACGAACCAGGACATACGACATTCCCCCTCAAGAG GTGTTAACCAAAGACAGCGTGACAGTGTCTGTAGATGCAGTGGTCTACTACAGAGTTTCCAACGCCACAGTTTCTATTGCCAACGTAGAAAATGCTCATCATTCCACCAGACTTCTTGCTCAAACCACCCTTCGCAACATTATGGGTCAGCGCCCTTTGCACGAAATTTTAAGCGAAAGGGAGAGTATTTCGCAGCATATGAAGGCCCTTCTGGATGAGGCTACTGATTCTTGGGGTATCAATGTCGAACGTGTTGAAAT CAAAGACGTCCGCTTACCCATCCAACTTCAAAGGGCCATGGCAGCTGAAGCTGAGGCGGCCCGCGAAGCTCGGGCCAAGGTAATAGCAGCTGAGGGCGAGCAAAAAGCGTCGAGGGCTCTTCGCGAAGCTTCGGAAGTAATTGGTGATTCCCCCGCTGCTCTGCAGTTGCGCTACTTGCAG ACTTTATCGAAAATCTGCCACGGCAAATTCTCGACCATCGTGTTTCCGGTTCCGCTCGATCTAGGTACTCCATTTCTGGATGAACTTAAGCACTTAGACCTATTTAATCCTAGTAATAAGGACAAAGAACATTTAATCCAAATCGCTCAGTAA
- the LOC136344768 gene encoding band 7 protein AGAP004871-like isoform X5, giving the protein MQTEQVVEENRTCGKILTALSWILVVLTMPFSLFVCFKVVQEYERAVIFRLGRLLSGGAKGPGIFFILPCIDAYARVDLRTRTYDIPPQEVLTKDSVTVSVDAVVYYRVSNATVSIANVENAHHSTRLLAQTTLRNIMGQRPLHEILSERESISQHMKALLDEATDSWGINVERVEIKDVRLPIQLQRAMAAEAEAAREARAKVIAAEGEQKASRALREASEVIGDSPAALQLRYLQTLSKICHGKFSTIVFPVPLDLGTPFLDELKHLDLFNPSNKDKEHLIQIAQ; this is encoded by the exons CTGAACAAGTGGTGGAAGAGAACCGGACATGCGGGAAAATCCTGACAGCCCTCTCATGGATCCTCGTCGTCCTCACCATGCCCTTCTCTCTCTTCGTGTGTTTCAAG GTCGTTCAAGAgtacgaaagagcagtcataTTCCGCCTTGGACGTCTTCTCTCTGGAGGTGCTAAAGGACCTG GTATTTTCTTCATTCTACCATGCATTGATGCTTACGCAAGAGTCGATTTACGAACCAGGACATACGACATTCCCCCTCAAGAG GTGTTAACCAAAGACAGCGTGACAGTGTCTGTAGATGCAGTGGTCTACTACAGAGTTTCCAACGCCACAGTTTCTATTGCCAACGTAGAAAATGCTCATCATTCCACCAGACTTCTTGCTCAAACCACCCTTCGCAACATTATGGGTCAGCGCCCTTTGCACGAAATTTTAAGCGAAAGGGAGAGTATTTCGCAGCATATGAAGGCCCTTCTGGATGAGGCTACTGATTCTTGGGGTATCAATGTCGAACGTGTTGAAAT CAAAGACGTCCGCTTACCCATCCAACTTCAAAGGGCCATGGCAGCTGAAGCTGAGGCGGCCCGCGAAGCTCGGGCCAAGGTAATAGCAGCTGAGGGCGAGCAAAAAGCGTCGAGGGCTCTTCGCGAAGCTTCGGAAGTAATTGGTGATTCCCCCGCTGCTCTGCAGTTGCGCTACTTGCAG ACTTTATCGAAAATCTGCCACGGCAAATTCTCGACCATCGTGTTTCCGGTTCCGCTCGATCTAGGTACTCCATTTCTGGATGAACTTAAGCACTTAGACCTATTTAATCCTAGTAATAAGGACAAAGAACATTTAATCCAAATCGCTCAGTAA
- the LOC136344768 gene encoding band 7 protein AGAP004871-like isoform X6 — protein sequence MAEQVVEENRTCGKILTALSWILVVLTMPFSLFVCFKVVQEYERAVIFRLGRLLSGGAKGPGIFFILPCIDAYARVDLRTRTYDIPPQEVLTKDSVTVSVDAVVYYRVSNATVSIANVENAHHSTRLLAQTTLRNIMGQRPLHEILSERESISQHMKALLDEATDSWGINVERVEIKDVRLPIQLQRAMAAEAEAAREARAKVIAAEGEQKASRALREASEVIGDSPAALQLRYLQTLSKICHGKFSTIVFPVPLDLGTPFLDELKHLDLFNPSNKDKEHLIQIAQ from the exons CTGAACAAGTGGTGGAAGAGAACCGGACATGCGGGAAAATCCTGACAGCCCTCTCATGGATCCTCGTCGTCCTCACCATGCCCTTCTCTCTCTTCGTGTGTTTCAAG GTCGTTCAAGAgtacgaaagagcagtcataTTCCGCCTTGGACGTCTTCTCTCTGGAGGTGCTAAAGGACCTG GTATTTTCTTCATTCTACCATGCATTGATGCTTACGCAAGAGTCGATTTACGAACCAGGACATACGACATTCCCCCTCAAGAG GTGTTAACCAAAGACAGCGTGACAGTGTCTGTAGATGCAGTGGTCTACTACAGAGTTTCCAACGCCACAGTTTCTATTGCCAACGTAGAAAATGCTCATCATTCCACCAGACTTCTTGCTCAAACCACCCTTCGCAACATTATGGGTCAGCGCCCTTTGCACGAAATTTTAAGCGAAAGGGAGAGTATTTCGCAGCATATGAAGGCCCTTCTGGATGAGGCTACTGATTCTTGGGGTATCAATGTCGAACGTGTTGAAAT CAAAGACGTCCGCTTACCCATCCAACTTCAAAGGGCCATGGCAGCTGAAGCTGAGGCGGCCCGCGAAGCTCGGGCCAAGGTAATAGCAGCTGAGGGCGAGCAAAAAGCGTCGAGGGCTCTTCGCGAAGCTTCGGAAGTAATTGGTGATTCCCCCGCTGCTCTGCAGTTGCGCTACTTGCAG ACTTTATCGAAAATCTGCCACGGCAAATTCTCGACCATCGTGTTTCCGGTTCCGCTCGATCTAGGTACTCCATTTCTGGATGAACTTAAGCACTTAGACCTATTTAATCCTAGTAATAAGGACAAAGAACATTTAATCCAAATCGCTCAGTAA
- the LOC136344768 gene encoding band 7 protein AGAP004871-like isoform X4, which yields MKEAEQVVEENRTCGKILTALSWILVVLTMPFSLFVCFKVVQEYERAVIFRLGRLLSGGAKGPGIFFILPCIDAYARVDLRTRTYDIPPQEVLTKDSVTVSVDAVVYYRVSNATVSIANVENAHHSTRLLAQTTLRNIMGQRPLHEILSERESISQHMKALLDEATDSWGINVERVEIKDVRLPIQLQRAMAAEAEAAREARAKVIAAEGEQKASRALREASEVIGDSPAALQLRYLQTLSKICHGKFSTIVFPVPLDLGTPFLDELKHLDLFNPSNKDKEHLIQIAQ from the exons CTGAACAAGTGGTGGAAGAGAACCGGACATGCGGGAAAATCCTGACAGCCCTCTCATGGATCCTCGTCGTCCTCACCATGCCCTTCTCTCTCTTCGTGTGTTTCAAG GTCGTTCAAGAgtacgaaagagcagtcataTTCCGCCTTGGACGTCTTCTCTCTGGAGGTGCTAAAGGACCTG GTATTTTCTTCATTCTACCATGCATTGATGCTTACGCAAGAGTCGATTTACGAACCAGGACATACGACATTCCCCCTCAAGAG GTGTTAACCAAAGACAGCGTGACAGTGTCTGTAGATGCAGTGGTCTACTACAGAGTTTCCAACGCCACAGTTTCTATTGCCAACGTAGAAAATGCTCATCATTCCACCAGACTTCTTGCTCAAACCACCCTTCGCAACATTATGGGTCAGCGCCCTTTGCACGAAATTTTAAGCGAAAGGGAGAGTATTTCGCAGCATATGAAGGCCCTTCTGGATGAGGCTACTGATTCTTGGGGTATCAATGTCGAACGTGTTGAAAT CAAAGACGTCCGCTTACCCATCCAACTTCAAAGGGCCATGGCAGCTGAAGCTGAGGCGGCCCGCGAAGCTCGGGCCAAGGTAATAGCAGCTGAGGGCGAGCAAAAAGCGTCGAGGGCTCTTCGCGAAGCTTCGGAAGTAATTGGTGATTCCCCCGCTGCTCTGCAGTTGCGCTACTTGCAG ACTTTATCGAAAATCTGCCACGGCAAATTCTCGACCATCGTGTTTCCGGTTCCGCTCGATCTAGGTACTCCATTTCTGGATGAACTTAAGCACTTAGACCTATTTAATCCTAGTAATAAGGACAAAGAACATTTAATCCAAATCGCTCAGTAA
- the LOC136344768 gene encoding band 7 protein AGAP004871-like isoform X7, which translates to MPFSLFVCFKVVQEYERAVIFRLGRLLSGGAKGPGIFFILPCIDAYARVDLRTRTYDIPPQEVLTKDSVTVSVDAVVYYRVSNATVSIANVENAHHSTRLLAQTTLRNIMGQRPLHEILSERESISQHMKALLDEATDSWGINVERVEIKDVRLPIQLQRAMAAEAEAAREARAKVIAAEGEQKASRALREASEVIGDSPAALQLRYLQTLSKICHGKFSTIVFPVPLDLGTPFLDELKHLDLFNPSNKDKEHLIQIAQ; encoded by the exons ATGCCCTTCTCTCTCTTCGTGTGTTTCAAG GTCGTTCAAGAgtacgaaagagcagtcataTTCCGCCTTGGACGTCTTCTCTCTGGAGGTGCTAAAGGACCTG GTATTTTCTTCATTCTACCATGCATTGATGCTTACGCAAGAGTCGATTTACGAACCAGGACATACGACATTCCCCCTCAAGAG GTGTTAACCAAAGACAGCGTGACAGTGTCTGTAGATGCAGTGGTCTACTACAGAGTTTCCAACGCCACAGTTTCTATTGCCAACGTAGAAAATGCTCATCATTCCACCAGACTTCTTGCTCAAACCACCCTTCGCAACATTATGGGTCAGCGCCCTTTGCACGAAATTTTAAGCGAAAGGGAGAGTATTTCGCAGCATATGAAGGCCCTTCTGGATGAGGCTACTGATTCTTGGGGTATCAATGTCGAACGTGTTGAAAT CAAAGACGTCCGCTTACCCATCCAACTTCAAAGGGCCATGGCAGCTGAAGCTGAGGCGGCCCGCGAAGCTCGGGCCAAGGTAATAGCAGCTGAGGGCGAGCAAAAAGCGTCGAGGGCTCTTCGCGAAGCTTCGGAAGTAATTGGTGATTCCCCCGCTGCTCTGCAGTTGCGCTACTTGCAG ACTTTATCGAAAATCTGCCACGGCAAATTCTCGACCATCGTGTTTCCGGTTCCGCTCGATCTAGGTACTCCATTTCTGGATGAACTTAAGCACTTAGACCTATTTAATCCTAGTAATAAGGACAAAGAACATTTAATCCAAATCGCTCAGTAA
- the LOC136344768 gene encoding band 7 protein AGAP004871-like isoform X3, whose product MSTAIINGHSTSTEDFTKHVFGGGAAHAEQVVEENRTCGKILTALSWILVVLTMPFSLFVCFKVVQEYERAVIFRLGRLLSGGAKGPGIFFILPCIDAYARVDLRTRTYDIPPQEVLTKDSVTVSVDAVVYYRVSNATVSIANVENAHHSTRLLAQTTLRNIMGQRPLHEILSERESISQHMKALLDEATDSWGINVERVEIKDVRLPIQLQRAMAAEAEAAREARAKVIAAEGEQKASRALREASEVIGDSPAALQLRYLQTLNTISTEKNSTIVFPLPIDILSYFMKHLEQKE is encoded by the exons CTGAACAAGTGGTGGAAGAGAACCGGACATGCGGGAAAATCCTGACAGCCCTCTCATGGATCCTCGTCGTCCTCACCATGCCCTTCTCTCTCTTCGTGTGTTTCAAG GTCGTTCAAGAgtacgaaagagcagtcataTTCCGCCTTGGACGTCTTCTCTCTGGAGGTGCTAAAGGACCTG GTATTTTCTTCATTCTACCATGCATTGATGCTTACGCAAGAGTCGATTTACGAACCAGGACATACGACATTCCCCCTCAAGAG GTGTTAACCAAAGACAGCGTGACAGTGTCTGTAGATGCAGTGGTCTACTACAGAGTTTCCAACGCCACAGTTTCTATTGCCAACGTAGAAAATGCTCATCATTCCACCAGACTTCTTGCTCAAACCACCCTTCGCAACATTATGGGTCAGCGCCCTTTGCACGAAATTTTAAGCGAAAGGGAGAGTATTTCGCAGCATATGAAGGCCCTTCTGGATGAGGCTACTGATTCTTGGGGTATCAATGTCGAACGTGTTGAAAT CAAAGACGTCCGCTTACCCATCCAACTTCAAAGGGCCATGGCAGCTGAAGCTGAGGCGGCCCGCGAAGCTCGGGCCAAGGTAATAGCAGCTGAGGGCGAGCAAAAAGCGTCGAGGGCTCTTCGCGAAGCTTCGGAAGTAATTGGTGATTCCCCCGCTGCTCTGCAGTTGCGCTACTTGCAG acattAAATACGATCTCCACCGAAAAGAATTCCACGATCGTATTCCCCCTCCCTATCGATATACTCTCTTATTTCATGAAGCACTTGGAACAGAAGGAGTAA